One stretch of Comamonas testosteroni DNA includes these proteins:
- a CDS encoding SDR family oxidoreductase codes for MGLHGKVVLVTGASRGIGAAIALAFAREGATVAVNYLSNDEAAASTVDACLAAGQGSGGDAWAVKADVGSPDAVQGMVDGIVREAGGIDIVVNNAFRPYAFDPERRSRFEDLQWADYQAQFDGAVGASFNVCRAVLPLMRQRARGSIVNIVSNLVEQPVVAYHDYTTSKGALLAFSRNLASELGPVGIRVNCVAPGLVYPTQGTQGSKESFRESLMAATPLRRLARPEDVAGPVLFLASELSGFMTGQLLLVDGGLVMR; via the coding sequence ATGGGCTTGCACGGCAAGGTGGTGCTGGTGACGGGCGCCAGCCGCGGCATCGGTGCGGCGATTGCACTGGCGTTTGCGCGTGAGGGTGCGACCGTGGCCGTCAACTACCTGTCCAATGACGAGGCTGCAGCCAGCACCGTGGATGCCTGCCTGGCCGCGGGCCAGGGCTCGGGGGGGGATGCCTGGGCGGTCAAGGCCGATGTGGGATCGCCCGATGCGGTGCAGGGCATGGTGGACGGCATAGTGCGCGAAGCGGGGGGCATCGACATCGTGGTCAACAACGCCTTCAGGCCCTATGCATTCGACCCGGAACGCCGCAGCCGTTTTGAGGATCTGCAATGGGCGGACTATCAGGCACAGTTCGACGGGGCTGTAGGCGCAAGCTTCAATGTCTGCCGTGCGGTGCTGCCGCTGATGCGCCAGCGCGCGCGCGGCAGCATTGTCAATATCGTCAGCAATCTGGTGGAGCAGCCTGTTGTCGCCTACCACGACTACACCACATCCAAGGGTGCTTTGCTGGCCTTCAGCCGCAATCTGGCCAGCGAGCTCGGGCCAGTGGGCATCCGCGTCAACTGTGTGGCGCCCGGTCTGGTCTATCCCACGCAGGGCACACAGGGCAGCAAGGAGTCTTTTCGTGAATCGCTGATGGCGGCCACGCCGCTGCGGCGGCTGGCACGGCCCGAAGATGTGGCAGGGCCGGTGCTGTTCCTTGCGTCGGAACTCAGCG
- a CDS encoding ABC transporter ATP-binding protein, whose translation MEFKQARFSYPGRAPVVDGVDWQVGAGEFHCLLGRSGCGKTTLLKLAAGLIRPQSGHVLLRGSELAAPGPQLGFMFQAPTLLDWHTVIDNVLLPVSLQRKPTQQDQQAAMQLLEQLGLVAHARLYPGQLSGGQQSRVALARALILEPPLLLLDEPFAALDAITRAELQDDLLRTCHRHGTTVLFVTHDINEAVYLGDRIALMHGGRIVDDWSIELPEPRQQSMRHGAAFNDYCARIRASMDRGGA comes from the coding sequence ATGGAGTTCAAGCAGGCTCGATTCAGCTACCCGGGACGAGCGCCCGTGGTGGATGGCGTGGACTGGCAGGTCGGGGCCGGAGAGTTTCATTGCCTGCTGGGGCGCAGCGGCTGCGGCAAGACCACGCTGCTCAAGCTGGCGGCTGGCCTGATCAGGCCCCAGTCGGGGCATGTCTTGCTGCGCGGCAGCGAACTGGCAGCGCCGGGGCCGCAACTGGGCTTCATGTTCCAGGCTCCGACATTGCTGGATTGGCATACGGTGATCGACAATGTGCTGCTGCCCGTGTCGCTGCAGCGCAAACCCACGCAGCAGGATCAACAGGCGGCCATGCAATTGCTGGAGCAACTGGGTCTTGTCGCCCATGCCCGGCTTTACCCGGGGCAGCTCTCGGGCGGTCAGCAAAGTCGCGTGGCTCTGGCGCGAGCCCTGATTCTGGAGCCGCCGCTGCTGCTGCTCGACGAGCCTTTTGCGGCACTGGATGCCATCACGCGTGCCGAGCTGCAGGACGACTTGCTGCGCACCTGCCATAGGCATGGCACGACGGTGCTGTTTGTCACCCATGACATCAACGAGGCCGTCTATTTGGGCGACCGCATTGCACTCATGCATGGCGGCCGCATCGTGGACGATTGGTCGATAGAGCTGCCAGAGCCGCGGCAGCAAAGCATGCGCCATGGTGCGGCGTTCAACGACTATTGCGCGCGCATTCGGGCATCCATGGACCGGGGTGGCGCATGA
- a CDS encoding ABC transporter permease, which translates to MSGLLNRTHWLSASLLIAVIAMWELAARQFGLSALVLPAPSAVALSLWSGLASGYFWPHLWATLQALLLGLLVGSAVGLLAGMALAESELLERVLKPYVVVSQVVPKLALAPLFVLWFGFGMLPTVLITALICFFPLMENTLTGLRQVDAQRLQLFRMLGATRLQTLLRLKLPTGLPAILAGLRVAVVLALVGAVVAEFMGASQGLGAVVIAAQGMMDTTLMFAALVLIAAMGLLLYQACLVLERYLLRSHHFSTSQSGDRA; encoded by the coding sequence ATGAGTGGCTTGCTGAACAGAACACACTGGCTATCTGCCTCGCTTTTGATAGCTGTTATCGCAATGTGGGAGCTGGCTGCGAGGCAATTTGGCTTGTCGGCGCTGGTGTTGCCTGCACCCTCGGCAGTGGCGCTGTCGCTGTGGTCGGGTCTGGCATCCGGCTATTTCTGGCCGCATCTCTGGGCGACCTTGCAGGCCTTGCTGCTGGGACTGCTCGTCGGCAGTGCCGTGGGCCTGCTGGCCGGCATGGCTCTGGCCGAGTCCGAGTTGCTGGAGCGCGTGCTCAAGCCCTATGTGGTGGTCAGCCAGGTCGTACCCAAGCTGGCCCTGGCGCCATTGTTTGTGCTGTGGTTCGGTTTCGGCATGTTGCCGACGGTGCTGATCACGGCGCTGATCTGCTTTTTCCCATTGATGGAAAACACATTGACGGGCCTGCGACAGGTGGATGCCCAGCGTCTGCAGCTGTTTCGCATGCTGGGTGCTACACGTCTGCAGACCTTGCTGCGCCTGAAACTGCCGACCGGGCTGCCCGCGATTCTGGCCGGGCTGCGCGTGGCCGTGGTGCTGGCGCTGGTCGGGGCCGTGGTGGCCGAGTTCATGGGTGCCAGCCAGGGCCTGGGCGCCGTGGTCATCGCTGCCCAGGGAATGATGGACACCACGCTGATGTTTGCGGCGCTGGTGCTGATTGCCGCCATGGGCCTTCTGCTGTATCAGGCCTGCCTTGTTCTGGAGCGCTATTTGCTGCGCTCCCATCACTTCTCAACCTCGCAGTCGGGCGACCGGGCCTGA
- a CDS encoding ABC transporter substrate-binding protein, whose protein sequence is MNTSNQTSFISRRSLLGACAGLSGLAMTGTSMAVPLQGKIRLAGWSKPISEITNILVEPEKGFFKANGVELAYLPGAGGGDAIRNILSGQADVAFTDPGSFFMALDKGEKLVAIYDIYPQNVFNVVSLKSSGIRKPADLKGKKIGVYSLASGTRQNLLVMLHQAGLKESDVSIVVTGLLNFAPLMQGQVDATAATDTGLAVGLRKGIGEVNVMQVSDHLNMSSDMFVVREEVFQQKKDLLKAFVKGYRESAAWMMANPEEASVLASKYAIDGTRRDINLDVIRLRNVSSMPAVQGQPLGSFDLAALQKGADVYRSLGMVQRQIKVADVVVPL, encoded by the coding sequence ATGAACACCAGCAACCAGACTTCGTTCATCTCTCGCCGCAGCCTGCTCGGCGCCTGTGCAGGCCTGAGCGGCCTTGCCATGACCGGCACCAGCATGGCGGTTCCCCTGCAGGGCAAGATTCGTCTGGCCGGCTGGAGCAAGCCCATCAGCGAGATCACCAATATCCTGGTCGAGCCCGAAAAAGGCTTCTTCAAGGCGAACGGCGTGGAACTGGCCTATCTGCCCGGAGCGGGCGGCGGCGATGCAATCCGCAACATCCTCAGCGGCCAGGCCGACGTGGCGTTTACCGACCCAGGCTCCTTCTTCATGGCTCTGGACAAGGGCGAGAAGCTGGTGGCGATCTACGACATCTATCCGCAGAACGTGTTCAACGTGGTCTCGCTCAAGTCCTCGGGCATTCGCAAGCCCGCAGACCTCAAGGGCAAGAAGATCGGTGTCTACAGCCTTGCCAGCGGCACGCGCCAGAACCTGCTGGTGATGCTGCATCAGGCCGGTCTCAAGGAGTCGGATGTGAGCATTGTCGTGACCGGCCTGCTGAACTTTGCGCCCCTGATGCAAGGGCAGGTTGATGCGACTGCCGCCACGGATACCGGCCTGGCCGTGGGGCTGCGCAAGGGCATAGGGGAAGTCAACGTGATGCAGGTCAGCGACCACCTCAATATGTCCAGCGACATGTTTGTGGTGCGCGAGGAGGTGTTCCAGCAGAAGAAGGACTTGCTCAAGGCATTCGTCAAGGGCTACCGCGAAAGCGCTGCCTGGATGATGGCGAATCCCGAGGAGGCCTCGGTGCTGGCCAGCAAATATGCCATCGACGGCACGCGTCGCGACATCAATCTGGATGTGATCCGCCTGCGTAACGTCTCTTCCATGCCTGCAGTCCAGGGTCAGCCTCTGGGCAGCTTCGATCTGGCTGCGCTGCAAAAGGGTGCCGATGTCTACCGATCGCTGGGCATGGTGCAGCGTCAGATCAAGGTGGCGGATGTGGTTGTGCCGCTGTAA